A genomic stretch from Neodiprion fabricii isolate iyNeoFabr1 chromosome 3, iyNeoFabr1.1, whole genome shotgun sequence includes:
- the LOC124177122 gene encoding glucose-6-phosphate isomerase yields the protein MEPKLNLREEPTWLQLQQLYDSQGSKINIYELFKADPSRFEKYSLQIQTPEDGPILLDYSKNRINDEVLSLLFQLARARKVEAARNAMFSGQKINFTENRAVLHIALRNRLNTPILVDGKDVMPDVNGVLSHMKEFTEQVITKKWTGFTGKPIEDVVNIGIGGSDLGPLMVTEALKPYHIGPRVHFVSNIDGTHIAETLKKINPETSLFIIASKTFTTQETITNATSAKLWILEHLKSEAAVASHFVALSTNTQKVKEFGIDEKNMFGFWDWVGGRYSLWSAIGLSISLAIGFENFEKLLSGAHFMDQHFCSAPLEKNAPVILALLGVWYHNFYGAETHALLPYDQYLHRFATYFQQGDMESNGKYVTRSGKTVDYTTGPIVWGEPGTNGQHAFYQLIHQGTRLVPADFIAPAISHNKVQGTTHHKLLLANFLAQTEALMKGKTESEAKEELQKAGLSPGELSAILPHKVFQGNRPTNSIVVKGVTPFTLGALIAMYEHKVFVQGVIWDINSYDQWGVELGKQLAKAIEPELKNNNTITSHDSSTNGLIAFIKAHSF from the exons ATGGAACCCAAACTAAATTTGAGGGAAGAACCCACGTGGTTACAATTACAGCAGTTGTACGACAGCCAGGGGAGCAAAATCAATATATACGAATTATTCAAAGCTGATCCTagtcgatttgaaaaatacag CCTTCAAATCCAAACACCAGAGGATGGACCAATTTTACTTGACTATTCCAAAAATCGTATTAATGATGAAGTTCTTTCTCTACTCTTTCAACTG GCACGTGCCCGTAAAGTAGAAGCAGCAAGAAATGCCATGTTTTCCGGACAAAAGATCAACTTTACTGAAAATCGAGCAGTTTTGCATATTGCCCTACGAAATAGATTGAATACTCCAATTCTTGTTGATGGCAAAGATGTAATGCCTGATGTGAACGGGGTTTTAAGTCACATGAAGGAGTTTACTGaacag gtcattacaaaaaaatggacTGGATTTACAGGAAAACCCATTGAGGATGTTGTAAACATTGGAATTGGAGGTTCAGACCTG GGTCCCTTGATGGTGACAGAAGCTTTGAAGCCATATCATATTGGCCCCAGAGTTCACTTCGTGAGCAATATAGATGGAACTCACATTGCagaaactttgaagaaaattaatccTGAGACCAGTTTATTCATAATTGCCTCAAAAACCTTTACGACACAAGAAACCATAACCAATGCGACATCGGCTAAACTTTGGATTTTGGAACATTTAAAGAGT GAAGCAGCCGTGGCTTCACACTTTGTAGCTCTGTCCACAAATACACAAAAGGTTAAAGAGTTCGGCATTGACGAAAAGAATATGTTTGGATTCTGGGACTGGGTCGGAGGTCGCTATTCACTATGGTCTGCTATTGGTCTTTCCATATCACTAGCTATAGGctttgaaaactttgaaaagcTTTTGAGTGGCGCTCACTTCATGGATCAACACTTTTGCTCAGCTccattagaaaaaaat GCACCAGTAATTCTTGCTTTACTCGGTGTTTGGTATCACAACTTCTATGGGGCAGAAACTCATGCGCTACTACCATATGATCAGTATCTGCATAGATTTGCTACATACTTCCAACAAGGTGACATGGAAAGTAATGGAAAGTATGTCACTCGATCTGGTAAAACAGTAGATTATACTAcag GTCCGATTGTATGGGGAGAACCTGGAACAAATGGACAGCACGCATTTTATCAACTAATTCATCAGGGCACACGTCTCGTGCCAGCAGATTTTATAGCTCCTGCTATCTCACATAACAAG GTCCAAGGAACTACGCATCACAAACTTTTGCTAGCTAACTTTTTAGCTCAAACTGAAGCGTTAATGAAGGGCAAGACCGAGTCTGAGGCTAAAGAAGAACTGCAAAAGGCTGGTTTGAGTCCAGGGGAATTGAGTGCTATACTACCGCACAAAGTCTTCCAAGGAAACCGACCTACAAACAGCATTGTGGTTAAGGGAGTTACTCCCTTTACTTTGGGAGCACTCATTG CAATGTACGAACATAAAGTCTTCGTACAAGGAGTCATTTGGGACATTAATTCATACGATCAGTGGGG TGTGGAATTGGGAAAGCAGTTGGCTAAAGCTATAGAGCCTGAGCTTAAAAACAACAACACGATTACCAGCCATGATTCTTCGACAAATGGGTTGATTGCGTTTATTAAAGCTCACAGCTTTTAA